From the genome of Nocardia sp. NBC_01503, one region includes:
- a CDS encoding ion transporter, translating into MSDSAPKAGEPPRRPPALWTDLFMLALAVVSVALVVWVTFFHVSDHTFQVIRVLDFSICAIFLIEFLWRWRRSDWSWTFPFIYWYEVLGMIPVTSPFFRGFRLLRIVVIAVRVGRVADRALGERVTAAIVNRSVGAIVEAVKRPVTMAVLDEVGEVLRTGHYTRNIANALEENRGELDQMMLELIRQDPALGRVRYLPFHEDIIRGIADASFRLVFQVLADPRTDELVADVLRENIDQMRDSVRAGVRVPESVNHRDPR; encoded by the coding sequence GTGAGCGACAGCGCACCGAAGGCGGGGGAGCCCCCGCGGCGGCCACCCGCCCTGTGGACCGATCTGTTCATGCTGGCGCTGGCCGTGGTGTCGGTGGCGCTGGTGGTCTGGGTGACGTTCTTCCACGTCTCGGACCACACCTTCCAGGTGATCCGCGTTCTCGACTTCAGCATCTGCGCGATCTTCCTGATCGAATTCCTGTGGCGCTGGCGGCGATCGGACTGGAGTTGGACGTTCCCGTTCATCTACTGGTACGAGGTACTGGGCATGATCCCGGTGACCAGCCCGTTCTTCCGCGGTTTCCGGCTGCTGCGCATTGTGGTGATCGCGGTCCGGGTGGGCCGGGTGGCCGATCGCGCGCTCGGCGAACGGGTGACGGCGGCGATCGTGAATCGTTCGGTCGGAGCCATTGTCGAGGCGGTCAAGCGCCCGGTCACCATGGCCGTACTGGACGAGGTCGGCGAGGTGTTGCGCACCGGTCACTACACCCGCAATATCGCCAACGCGCTGGAGGAGAACCGGGGTGAGCTCGATCAGATGATGCTCGAGCTCATTCGCCAGGATCCGGCGCTGGGCCGGGTGCGCTATCTCCCGTTCCACGAGGACATCATCCGCGGTATCGCCGATGCCAGCTTCCGCCTGGTCTTCCAGGTGCTGGCCGATCCGCGCACCGATGAGCTGGTGGCGGACGTATTGCGGGAGAACATCGATCAGATGCGCGATTCGGTGCGGGCCGGGGTGCGGGTCCCGGAGTCGGTGAATCACCGGGACCCGCGATGA